ACTCTGATGAATATTTAAATAACATATTTCAAAAAAATGGTGCTGGAATTGCTGTCATGTATTCAAAAAATATAAAAATGTATAAAAATAAATATATTTATAACAGTGGACCAGCAAATTATGGATTATTATTAAAAGAAATCGTAAATAGTGAATTGAAAGATAATCTTTTTTACAAGAATACTTTTGGGATATATATGGAAGATTCTAATAGAACTTTATTTGAAAATAATACTTTTAGAGAAAATGGAATTGGTATTAAGTTATTGGCCAATTGTGAAAATAATATTTTTAGAAAAAACAATTTCATTAATAATATTTTTGATGTTACAACAAATAGCAGACAAAACTATGGAAATTTATTTACAGAAAATTATTGGAGTAATTATAGAGGTTTCGATTTAAATAAAGATGGATATGGGGATATACCATACAAACCTGTAACGTTATCTTCATATTTATTTGAAAAGTATCCACTTCTTTTTATTTTGTTAAAAAGTTTCTTTATATATTTAATTGATCTAGCAGAAAGTCAAATTCCTACATTAACTCCAATAGATATGAAGGATCAAAAACCATCTTTAAAGGTGTGGAGATGATTATAATAAAAAATTTGGAAAAAAAATTTGGAAAAATCTATGCTCTGAAAGACATAAATATGGAGATTGAAAAAGGCAAGATTACATCATTAATAGGTCCTAACGCTAGCGGAAAGACTACTTTAATTAAAAGTATCCTTGGTTTAGTTATCCCAACGAATGGAAAAATATTAGTTAATGATATAGATATTTTTAAAGATTATCGTTATAGAAAAAATATTGGCTACACTTCTCAACTTGCTAATTTTCCTGACAATCTTACTGTAAACGAATTTTTTAACATGATGCAGGATATAAGAGGAAAAAATGCA
This is a stretch of genomic DNA from Sulfurihydrogenibium sp. YO3AOP1. It encodes these proteins:
- a CDS encoding NosD domain-containing protein; protein product: MLKPKGPQETEYIFGIPKTYIYNNYVRGHRDGIYFEFVLNSKIENNLSEKNLRYGLHFMYSDSDEYLNNIFQKNGAGIAVMYSKNIKMYKNKYIYNSGPANYGLLLKEIVNSELKDNLFYKNTFGIYMEDSNRTLFENNTFRENGIGIKLLANCENNIFRKNNFINNIFDVTTNSRQNYGNLFTENYWSNYRGFDLNKDGYGDIPYKPVTLSSYLFEKYPLLFILLKSFFIYLIDLAESQIPTLTPIDMKDQKPSLKVWR